A stretch of DNA from Candidatus Poribacteria bacterium:
GCGGGGACCGGATTCGGCAGGCGTGGCACTTTATGGACCTCCAGCAAATGGAGCGTTCACGCTGCAGGTAAAATTGGGAGAACTTGAGGGCGCAGCTGAGAGGGGTACTTCGATTGCAGAGGGGGTCAAGGCATTCGGCTCCGTGCACGAAGTGAAAACAACTGCTGAGTATCTACGACTCGTCATCGATTTGCGAGGGGAGGCAACACTGCTGACGCAATTCATAGAGTCCTTAGATGAAGACATCGAAGTTGTCAGCATGGGGCGCGAACTCGAAATTGTCAAGCAGGTCGGCACACCCCAGAATCTCGATGCAACCCACAGCGTCTCTACATTCCGAGGGACACACGGCTTGGGGCATACGCGCCTTTCAACAGAGAGCCGTGTAGATCTAAGCCACTCGCAACCCTTCTGGGCACACAATTATCCTGACCTCGCCATCGTCCACAACGGACATATTACAAACTACCATAAGTTACGTTGCATCTACGAACAGCGTGGCGTCAGATTCTATACAGAAAACGACTCCGAAATCATCGGTGTCTACCTCGCTGACCAACTGTCTCAAGGGCTGGGGTTCAAAGAGGCGTTAGATGCGTCGCTTACCGACTTGGATGGTTCCTTTAGCTATCTTGCGGCAACAGAGGATTATATTGGATTTGCGAAAGACCCCTTCGCCTTCAAACCGCTACTCTTTACCGAAACAGATAATTTCGTCGCTGTCGCAACAGAAGAAATCGCGATTCGGTCTGCCTTTGGGGATGGCTGTGAGGTGCGCGAAGCACAAGCA
This window harbors:
- a CDS encoding glutamine phosphoribosylpyrophosphate amidotransferase, with the protein product MCGIAGFLDKTQNSNAPVGKTILAMLTALGVRGPDSAGVALYGPPANGAFTLQVKLGELEGAAERGTSIAEGVKAFGSVHEVKTTAEYLRLVIDLRGEATLLTQFIESLDEDIEVVSMGRELEIVKQVGTPQNLDATHSVSTFRGTHGLGHTRLSTESRVDLSHSQPFWAHNYPDLAIVHNGHITNYHKLRCIYEQRGVRFYTENDSEIIGVYLADQLSQGLGFKEALDASLTDLDGSFSYLAATEDYIGFAKDPFAFKPLLFTETDNFVAVATEEIAIRSAFGDGCEVREAQAKDVSVWQR